In Vicugna pacos chromosome 6, VicPac4, whole genome shotgun sequence, the DNA window CGAGTTTATAAAAACTTGTCTAAATGTAAGAGCTGTATTTTGAGACTCATACTGCATATTGTCTGAAAAAGAGACATAGCTAAATAACCAATGAACAAGGCTTTAGGTCAGCAAAAATACATGAGGCTAGATCTCTATGTATCTTGACTTCTAGAGCCTTGCAAATACTTTGAAACTTTTCAGCACTATTGTAATTTTGATGTTAAGTATCAAGATCAATTTTACAGATGCCTAATGTATAAAGGTTTTGGGATGTTGGTGGGTGTCAGTGGGATGGGGAGACTTGCTCTGAAAAAGTTAGTCTgcttacataattaaaaaacagacTGCGGTATATTTTAAGTGCTATGTAAATGATACAAATAATAAAGTTTAGGAGGGAGTTCAGTGAGTAGAAACTTTATTGTGGGCTAGAACAGTGGTGGCAGTGGAGTTCTGGTGATATGGATAGATCAAATACCAATAGGCCATTTTAATATCCAATATAAGCTACTCTGGGACTGTTCTCAAGATTATAAGCATATAATTGGTAACtattatttaaagataaatacaaatatatatcatAATCTTACACAAAGTTCACATACTTATAAACgaaattaaaatacagaagaaaatgtattgaaaacttttgacattttaaatgtcatttcaaaTTCCTTAAAATGTGTGTATAATTTGACctaacaattccatttctaggaattcATCCTAAGAAGAGAAAGTTCTAGGAGGTAATACTTCATAGTAACTTATTTTTAGTGATGTATTCACATGAGcatgtatgtgcacacacactgcaATTTAGGTTAttcaacataaatattttcatccttaaAACAAGCATAAAAGTTGTCTAGTATAAAAATGGCTTAATTTGATTAGAACCAAATATGAACTATTTAAAGAGATTCACTTACCAACAGGACTGGAGAAAATAAAGCACAAGGGGTATGAAACTCTTCCATCATCATGTTGATATTTATAACTATAGACAATGAAGGTTTTTCTCAAGTTAAAGAAACTAATAAAACTACTGTTCTGTATGAGCCAAGCACTTACCAACAAAGGTCTGAAAGAAAATATACACCTAGGGAGCTAGTGAGTGGTAAATTCCTGTCCTATCCATTTAGGCCACACCttcattattcattttatttccacaAAATTATAAATGGGCCCCAAAGACAAGTTATAAAATCATATACTCTatcacaaataaatttatttaaaaagtatgaatttcttctctttctcaatTTTTACTGTAGAcacataaaagaaatctaaaaaaatatacatcagttttctgatttttttccaatatgagaaaacattttaatttggtCATGATCGTGGTGTAGAAgaaagtattataaaatatatgtctTAAAAGTTGAACAAATGTACTTCATAAATAAAACTGTGACCACTAAAGAAAACGGATCTTTTTAAAGCACTAAGAAAAGGATATCGAGGTTGGCGTTCAGGTAGTTCATCTTTAAGTTCATCTGGTGAAATGCCCTGGCAccataaagaaaaacaacttaCAAACATTTCTTACCCGTAAGTTCTTAAGAGATAGACCAAGCACCGATTCTACTAATAGGTATAAATTCATAACCTTATATCACAAcataaaattctattttactAAATTGTACATAAGCTGAGGTTATTAAACCCTCAGTCCAGTGAAAGTCCACTCCAGTCCACTCAGTTTAGTTCCATTTATTAACTAAACATGGAACTGAGGGGCAGAGTAATCTATGCGCACGTTCCAACTGTCAGGAAATACTGAGTGATATATGTCAATCCCTCAGAGCAACAACAATATCTGATTTAGGGAAAAAAGGTTAATTTCTTTTCCCTCTAAATTAGTTACTTAACTTGACAAACTAAATACCTAGGTTACACGGTTTTAGTTTTTAAGTACTGGCCAAGCAATTTAGAAGCAAGTTATAAAGCTGATTCAGTTTTTAACCAGACAAAGTAAGTTTCTATCACTTATTACACTGGATTTCATTAATGCTTTATGGAAGGTGATTAAATTAGCAAGATAATGCACAACAATTAGCACATGCTTTTCATGAATAACGAGCATGTATTTAAAGGTTTAGAACTCATTTTAGAAGTACATGGAACTAGTACAAGCATCTTTTGGGCAATAGTAATTGCTTAACTATAAAGCTGTATTTAGCTGATCAAACCAACCTCAAGCTCTTCATCCAGCACCACCAGGCGTTTATCCTTATCAattttcactaaaataaaaatacagtatgagTGAACTGTGATTCTAACGTGACCTTGATCTACCCAATGCAGAGTCCCAGCCCTTTTTTTGGCATCCAAAATTAAAACATGAAGAAACACAAGCATAAAACTCATTTGCAGTTTTAGTTTATGATGTATTATCTAGCTTTGCTTTTCAAGGAGTCAGCATTTAAAAGCTTTTACCCACAATTCCCAGCACCTAATTGGCATATTTAGAATTTTATGTCACCTCTTTACAATTACTGTGTATATAAAGAATTTTGTAACTCAAATGCAACTTTCTGGATGATAAGAAAAGGTCTGAAAAGGTCACTGTGATTGAGACTGGTTATTGAATATGGTTAGAATTACAATCAAAAAAGCAGAGCAAGGGTCAGAATAGAACAACCGCCAGATTCCCAGCTTCTCCAGAGTCGGGATTTCATGGTGCAGTATGATGACTCTGAGAAAGTAAATTACCAAATAGCAGTGGTATCTCTATTCAAGTATATGTAACATAATCCAAAGCCAAATCAAAGTATGTTTAGATAACCTATgcctctattctcttccattcctCTGAAAAGTTAgccatttttttggttttgcatTAATTTCATAGTAAATCCTGTGAAATACAATATGATCTCAGATAGCTTAGCTTTATCCTTTCTGGCAAAATGGCACTgacacacattttcatttttaagaactgTATGCCTATGTTGTAGTATTTGTAAAAGAACCAGAATTCATGACAAGTTGTCACCACCACACTAATTTCCATCTGCCAGATGCATCTCTGTTATGAGTCTATAGAATTTTACATTCTTACCCCCTCATCCTTCATCTTTCTAAATCACTACCCACATATTAAATATTACCTAAGAATATGAAAGAAATCTGCATAACATCAGATACAGCTCACAGTAGAAGAGGCAATATGCAAAGCACGTTTTCCACTGTCAAAAGTCAGTGACATAAGTACGCTCCATGAAACTAGAGTTCAAGCCTAGAATTGAAGTTAAGACCCAAATCACTTTGAACACAATGCTAAACTGTACCATTTTAGGTGTAGACAAAGGTTTCTGTTTGAGGATGAACAGCCAGGCTATTTTCAGTCTCTTGAGAAGTTAAAGGATGGAGTTGGATGGATCACTACAAATGACCAAGTGACCAAGATGATCATCTTCTTCAGAGCTATGCAGACAGCTGAGGGGGGACACTCTACCTCTGTTCTACGATAGTAGCTTTACCTACTTTTTAAAGTGATAtaaaagtggggggaggggattaaAACAGGAGGAGGCAAATTACTTTCTAAAGGTTCAGGTTATTTGATGTAGCtatagaataaaaacaaagaccACGTAACGAAGACAATCACTGTTAGCTTACTTATAATGGCagcattgtttgtttctttgcgaAAACGAAACTTTCTCAGCTTTTCTACTAGATCTTCAGCAACATCACAAACCACCAAAGACTCACtctagaaaagtaaaaaaatcatGTTATCAAATGCCATGACTTCAGTATATCTACATGTTAAAGTTATAAAACCTAATAGCTTTGAAGAAGGTATACTGACATCTACAAATGTAGATAATTATATAAAAGTATTAACGTGAAACACATGAACACTTAAAGGGCTTTTAAATCTACCAGTATTTGTATCTACattattcaattatacatatttgTTCATCTTATATGTAGGGTATAATTTAACTTTATCTTTGGCTACTCAATATCTCAAAGAACTAGACACGTAATAATGTGCAATTTCAtcagagggggaagggaagaataTGGGAAAAGTCAAGGAACATTGCTATTAGAAAGTATAATATTTTTGCACTATGCAGGAAGAATAGGAAAATCATGTTACTGCACTTAGAGTTAATAAGACCTTGGTTCGTTTTTGGGTCTCAAAACTtacgtaaaaaaataaaataagcaaaagcatgaaaaacaaaacataagaaTAAAGATCAATTACATTTTATATCTTAATTAAATGACTGCAGGATCAAAAAAGAGGAGCTATTAAGAATTATGAAAGCAAAACCAGATGACACAAACATAAAAACTCAAAGAATCTtttataaattatgaaaaaatattagaGGCTCTTCTCCAGAAACTGGGCAAGGAAATGATCAATATCACTCTTCTTTCAACAGTAAAAATGTATTACTGATTGCAAGCACAGGGatacaaatctttttttctctttaatatgtAACTTTGAACACATACGAAGGTAGGAAATAGTATAGTGAAACCCACTTAATACTCAGCTTCAGCCATTATCAACACACAGCTAATCTTATTTCATCCAACACCCTCAATACTGCCCTCATGGACTGTCACACAGTAAAGGCCAGAGATCATTttaactgtaaatattttaacatgttaTTAAAGTGACAGTGTGTTCCACTAAAAACATAAGGACAATAACATTATCTTAACTAAAAAACCAACAATAATTCCAGTCTCAATTATTCAAGTAGAGTTCAAAGTTCaaatcttcctccttttttttttttttaaaacagtgagtCTGATTGACTCAGGTTTCCAACAAGGTTCATGTTCTTCGGTCTCTTCATATATAGATTCCCCCTTTCttcttcagaaaattaaaatttttgagacCAATGCCAAATACACATGTCCTACTATAACCCAAAAGAATTAAGGCTTCCaatttaagttaaaattaaaattagtaaaagcctGCTTTTTCACCCTGTGTTGGGTAAGTAAGAGCATATGTTACAGCAGGAAGTGGCTATCAATTTTAAACTGTCCTATAAATTTGCAACCCTGGTAATATGTAAGGTGTGATATGCCACAGGATATGCTAGTTATACAATTAGGAAGTACATCCTACCAATATATATTATCCCATAAATTAGGCTCCTGAAGGAGTCACGTACATCCAACCTTTTAGTTCTCTTTAGAGAAAGAGATGCTAAGTCACACGGAGCTTCTGGAGGCAGTATTCAACCCTAGTCTATTTTTTCCTATCTTTCGAGAAAGACATAGAAATCAGAAAACTAGAATTTCCATTCTCTCTTTAACCAAAGATAGAACCCATTAGTAGAAACTAGTAAATACTTTAGATTTCTGCAGGCAAACAGCAATTTGTCACGAGTCTTATATTCCAGGTCTGATAACCAGAGCTGCTTGTGCAATCCTGACACTCTAAAGATAATAAACCAAGTGAAAAACATGCTGTGATTTAATCTgtatagctttctttttcattttcacccCTCCCAATACCGTACTAAGGCCACGAATTCCTTTCTACAAGAAAAAGGATCACAGCTCAGCCAATTCTAATTGCTTCCAGTTAACAGaggtatttaaaaatgagtataaCGCCCTGAAAACAACACTATATGGTAAATATTAATACAGAAAGTTAAATGGAGAGTTGAGTTCAAGTGTTCATTTATTGGTTTACCTACACGATGAACATTTAATGAGTGTCAGCACCATGCTAAGTGCTAGGGatacaattatataaaataaacagattaaaaatatagGCCTGCCTGCAAGTAGCTTATTAACTCTAGTAAAGAAGAGACCTATATCAAAAgcatcaggttaaaaaaaaatgtacacattTGTACCTAGAATAAGAGCTAGGAAGGAGAGATGATGCTATGAGAACTCAAGACTAGTGAACAACAGCATGGTCACAGGAGGCTTGCCTAAAAAAGGCATCTAAAGGACCAAAACTGCCTATGCAAAGATCCTTGGATTAAAGTGAGCACAGCACATCTAAGATAATGAAAGGCCAGTGTGACAGAGAATGAGCTGTAACATGTGTAAAAGATGGATGGCAGGGACTGGACCACATAGGGCCTAGACGGTCATATTAAGTTTTTCAGTCTCTATCCTGTGAGCAAAAGGAACCCACTAAGGTGTTTAAAGCAGACTGGTAACAGGGAAAATAATCAGATTTGCATGCAGAAAAGCCAGGCAGAGAGCCAGGATGAATACAGCAAGACAAGTTAActagtccaggtgagagatgaaaaGTAGCTTAGACAGGTTGATGAGGATAAAGAAAAGTGTGTGAATACTGCTAATGATTGTTAACATGTATTCAACACTATGAGAGAAACACTGTGCTATGTCCTTTACATGGACCTCCCTGCATGCTCAAAACAATCCCATGAGATGGGTAttatattatcctcattttgcaagaaactaaggcttagagaggttaagtatctTCCCCAAAGTTACACAACTAGGGAAGCCAGGATTCAACCCAGACTGCCTGACTTCTAGCCCACGCTCTTTACCACTACAGAAGAGCTGGTGACAGACTGGATACTGGGAGGAGTGCATTAGTAAAAAGTTGACTCCTAAGCTCCTTGCTTGTGTAACAGACTAAATGGTGCTGTCTCTCACTAAGTTAAGGAACACTGAGGAAGCCACGTTTGAGGGGAAAGAGATGAGTTCTATTCTGGACAAACTGAGGTGGCTCTGAGGCACTCAAGTGGGGAAAGCATCCCAGGAATGTTAACTAAATAATGAGATATACAGATCTGGGCTGGATCTCAGAAGCAAGATGTGCAACACAAACTAAAAAGTTATCTACATACAGGTAGAGGGTAATTGAAGCTATCAGTGTAGGCAAGAAAGGatggataaagaatacagaattgaaAACGAAGCATTTTTAAGATGGAGCTGAAGACTTATTCGTGATGTACATACACGGAAGGAAAACTGCATAGAACACAGATCAACTGGAGAAGTAGGAGAAACACCAGTTCTGTATTCCAGAAGCCAAGGGGAAAGCACAAGGGAAGAGAATGTTCCCAAGCGGAGAGCGTGGTCAACACCCAGTGCAGCTGAAAAGTCAGGAGAGATGAGAACTGGAGAGTCCTTTGGATATAGTGACCATGGCAGGATCTATTCGATGGAGGTGGGCTGAGAAATGAGTGGGAGGTCAATGAAAAGAACAGTggggattttgtattctgtttctaaTGAAAGAAACGATCGTATTTTAAAACCCGGCGGTTAAGATCCAGGAAATGCTCGTTCAGCAActgatttaattctccttttttttttcttttttttttgaccgTGGAGTCGAACCCATACGAGAACGTCAGAGCCCCCAGACCATGCAAACCTAAAGCTTTTGACAGTCACTTTAAGGCCAAGAGCCAAAGCGTTGGGTCAAAAGGTTTCCAGCTCCTATAACTCAAAGAAAGCAAGGATAAGAAGGCATCCTTAGAAGCAGGCAgggggaaagaggagaaagaagcgAAGGCGAGGCCGAGAAAATAGAATCAGAATTGGAGCCCCCTCCTTGCAAAGGCGGCCAGGCGGAAGGTGCTCAGCCCCTGCCGGCCCTTCAGGCCTGGCCCGGGCCCTGGCAGAGAAGCCTGCGTTTAGGGGAGCCCTCCGCTGGGCCAGACCCCTGGTTCCAACCACCCTTCAGCGTAGAAGCTGGAACCCTCCTTCCAGAAGTACGCAGTGAGCAGGAACCCACTCCTACGGGTCGCACCCTAGTCCCCAGGCCCGCTAGGCGGACTGACCCCGGGCCCGGCAGGAGGATGCTGTCCTTAGAcgaggaggcagcggcggcgggcggaggCCAAGTCTCAGCCTGTGGGTACCCACCAGCAGCCGGGCCGGAAGCAGCCGCCGACCTACACTGGGCGCTGCCCGCCGAGACCCGCTCTGGCAAACAGGAAAGCCCGGCGGGCTGACCCAGTCCTCCggcccccgccctccccggcGGCAACTCACCATTTTCCTTCCGGCCGTCAGCAGCCTTTCGCCTTCCCTCAGGCCCCTTTAAGAATGGCACAGCGGCCGCCTCCCTTCCTGCCCGGCGCCTGGCAGAGCCGCCCCCACCGAGCAACGCGGCAGCGGCGGGCCGGCACGTGACGGCAGGCGGTGGAAGGCGGGCGGCGTGGCTCAAAATTAGCCGGAACGCGAACGCCCGTCTGTTCTGCCTTCTCTAGGGGTGGAAGTTCTGTCTGGGAGCGGGCAATCCTGCCAGTACATTCATTCTctagtaatggaaaagaatctgaaaaaatacatgtctgtatgtatatgtataactgagtcgctttgctgtacatctgaaactaacactgtaagtcaactactgtttaataaaaataagaattaaaaaaaaaacccaaacccaaaatACACTCTTAAAATTCAAGCCAAACCCAAAATACATTCttaaaattcaaacaaaaattcTTGTTTCCTCTTAACTTTCCTCAAGCTATGGGAGCAATTTCATGATGACATGATTAAGTCAACCATTTCAATGGCAAATGTGTGTGTTGATGCCAGCCTACCTTCTAAATTTCCTCTCCCTCAAACCTAGGCACACCTGCCTTTCCTCTTACCCTCTTCGGAACCCTACCCCTGACTCCTACCACCTTTCAGGACTTGGTTAATACATTTCTTTTCTCCATGGTGTGTATTTGCTGAAGTACGACTGAATGATGATTGATGTCTAGATGAGTGTTCTAATGAGCCATTGCCTAATTGCGCATTAAGAAGTTTCTATAGGAGACGCTGATTTACTGGAGCAAGTTTACTTTTGAATGTGACGGGGAAGGTGGTTTGGAAGAAGTAAGATTTGAACTCAGATTTCATACAGGTGCCTTCAATGAAAGAAGCTGCCTGGGGCAGGATCTCACAGTTTACAGCTTATCCCCAACTGCTAGCATGGTGCCAGGTTCATAATAGATGCTCAGTTCATATTTGCTGAGTGAAAGTagcaaagaaaattccagaacaTGCTCTCACTGCCATCCTTCTTCATTAGTATTAGACTGAattattagaattttaaatttatattgaatGTTAAATTTAATGAATTGTTAGCATGTTAATAAATAACAttaatcaaaatatataaacgTATTTGTTCAATACCTACATTTTTCTCATAATTAGAAAAACAGAAGGATTAGCTATAAGAAATTCCAAATTTCAACTGCATTGTCTTAGTGGTCTGCCCCCACGATACTTTTTACTCTGACAAAGAAACTGGTAAGTTTGACACGTAGTACCAAGTAAGAAATGATGGGAGAGAAAATGATTGTTACTGGTCCATGAACAATTACATTAGACTTTAACATAAATTCTCCCCATGACCAACTTTTCCCATCTCCTCTCTCCAGCTATGGAAGGAATCAGAGGAAAAGGTGAGAAAATTAACATTTAGCTACATGACATTTCACCTGATAAATAATAAACTTgttgttttcccctttcatcttgttcttttaatgttTCCCAAACATTACTGGCTATGACATAGGTTGGTCTCATGTTAGACCCAAGAGAGTTTGGGCAGAATAGTGTACTGacaagaagacactaatgaaaatgtgatttattttattaGGTAGGAGGTGTAAaatgaatatagactacagaaatTTTACTTGAACTCAGTCTATAGATTATtctttcaactaaaaaaaattacatctattttaaatgaggtttggGAATGCCATTCTGGCTTAGGTTATTCTGAGGGGGAAGTTCCAGAATGTCTTCCAGCACTTTTCTGCCTGGCTAGCCCGTATAAAACACTCAAGAACCTATAAATACTAAGCTGTGGTGAAGTCCCTGAAATGTGTTTTACCTCAGGGATACATCTGACATCAAGACAAGATCAGGGTCAAAAGGAAAGGAGTATTCTAATTTAAAATCACGGAAAGATCAGAATTAGAATTAACTTTTCTGGCCTGAATTTTCCTAAGTCCTCCATTCTCTGTAATTAGCAGCCTTGCTAAAGTGtttgtagtatttacatattcttatgcattcaacaaataattactgAGGACCCATTCTGTATTGGCTCTGTCCTGAGTGCCAAGATCCAAAACAGACTAAAATCCTTACCATCCTGGAGCTAACACTCTAATAGGGAGGAGGAAGTAAAAGATAAGAGCATAGTAGATTAGTAAATATTGAATGTTAGAAGGTGATTAGCGCTAGGGGTAAAGGTAGGAAGTGGGAGACTGGGAGTACAGGGAATGAGggaattttgattttaaataggaaaattgTCATAGTGCTCACTAGAAAGGCCACATCTGAACAAACATTTGAAGCTGTGGGGATTAGCCATGTTGATATCTGGAGGAAcatccc includes these proteins:
- the GMFB gene encoding glia maturation factor beta isoform X2, whose amino-acid sequence is MKIDKDKRLVVLDEELEGISPDELKDELPERQPRFIVYSYKYQHDDGRVSYPLCFIFSSPVGCKPEQQMMYAGSKNKLVQTAELTKVFEIRNTEDLTEEWLREKLGFFH
- the GMFB gene encoding glia maturation factor beta isoform X1; protein product: MSESLVVCDVAEDLVEKLRKFRFRKETNNAAIIMKIDKDKRLVVLDEELEGISPDELKDELPERQPRFIVYSYKYQHDDGRVSYPLCFIFSSPVGCKPEQQMMYAGSKNKLVQTAELTKVFEIRNTEDLTEEWLREKLGFFH